In Sphingomonas sp. G-3-2-10, a single window of DNA contains:
- a CDS encoding DUF190 domain-containing protein produces MENIRLLRIYTDEAAYFGDRKVLEVVASRARDARLAGVTILEALIGFGRSAHQHRRHVLESDRSVVIEIIDAEEALRSFVASLSDVPGVGLITLEAVEVLGGNTALLSRADPA; encoded by the coding sequence ATGGAAAACATTCGCCTGCTTCGCATCTACACCGATGAGGCAGCATATTTCGGGGACCGCAAGGTCCTCGAAGTGGTTGCCAGCCGCGCGCGCGACGCGCGGCTGGCCGGCGTCACGATCCTGGAGGCACTGATCGGTTTCGGCCGCTCGGCGCACCAGCATCGCCGCCATGTGCTCGAAAGTGATCGCTCGGTCGTGATCGAGATTATCGACGCCGAGGAAGCGCTGCGCAGCTTTGTCGCCTCGCTTTCGGACGTCCCCGGCGTCGGGCTGATCACGCTCGAAGCGGTGGAGGTGCTGGGCGGCAACACCGCCCTTCTCTCAAGAGCCGACCCGGCGTGA
- a CDS encoding transporter, with translation MPVLSYTIIPLLAILLGSIVALARPPGPRLVSAMQHLAAGVVFAAAATEIVPQVMHGAFWVATLVGGALGVVTMLALKAFEGQFRGPAALLGAVAIDIAIDGLVLGLAFVVGAKAGLLLTIALTLEVLFLGLTLTTELSESIRSKAKIIMIVAAIALLLPGGAAIGLTVAELPPAVIVGFLSFGLMALLYLVTEELLTDAHAKRDTPLVAAMFFVGFLALLLIEELMA, from the coding sequence ATGCCGGTACTGAGCTACACAATCATCCCGCTACTGGCGATCCTGCTGGGGTCGATCGTCGCACTTGCCCGCCCGCCGGGCCCCCGCCTCGTCAGCGCGATGCAGCACCTCGCAGCGGGCGTCGTGTTCGCCGCCGCCGCGACCGAGATCGTCCCCCAGGTGATGCACGGTGCGTTCTGGGTGGCGACGCTGGTCGGGGGCGCGCTGGGTGTGGTCACCATGCTTGCCCTGAAAGCGTTCGAGGGCCAGTTCCGGGGGCCGGCCGCCTTGTTGGGCGCCGTCGCGATCGACATCGCGATCGACGGCCTGGTTCTTGGCCTGGCCTTTGTCGTCGGAGCGAAGGCGGGGCTGTTGCTCACCATCGCGCTCACCCTTGAAGTGCTCTTCCTTGGCCTCACGCTGACAACCGAGCTCAGCGAGTCGATCCGGTCGAAGGCCAAGATCATAATGATCGTGGCCGCGATCGCGCTCCTGCTGCCCGGCGGCGCCGCGATCGGCCTGACCGTGGCCGAGCTTCCCCCCGCCGTGATCGTCGGCTTTTTGAGCTTCGGCCTGATGGCTTTGCTCTACCTCGTGACCGAAGAGCTGCTCACCGACGCGCATGCCAAACGGGATACCCCGCTGGTCGCCGCCATGTTCTTCGTCGGTTTCCTCGCCCTGCTCCTGATCGAGGAGTTGATGGCGTGA
- a CDS encoding cation transporter, whose protein sequence is MTAEPASEGGKTGERRALWIVLLLNLGLTVAFLIAGLKADSSALIANGIDNASDSIVYAISLVALGRAARLKRLAARVCGILLLLFALGVVADVVRRFLEGSEPIGGTMILMAAAAAVINAACLLVLRRIESPDVNLRAAKTFSFNDFISNGGVLAGGILVSLTAANWPDLVVGAATALIALWGGVSILRDVQHEGSTQ, encoded by the coding sequence GTGACCGCCGAACCTGCGAGCGAAGGCGGCAAGACGGGCGAGCGGCGCGCGCTCTGGATTGTCCTGCTCCTCAATCTCGGCCTCACGGTCGCTTTCCTCATCGCCGGGCTGAAGGCGGATTCGAGCGCCCTGATCGCCAACGGCATCGACAATGCATCGGACAGCATCGTCTATGCGATCAGCCTCGTGGCGCTTGGACGCGCAGCGCGACTGAAACGATTGGCGGCGCGCGTCTGCGGCATCCTGCTCCTGCTGTTCGCACTCGGCGTGGTCGCGGATGTAGTTCGCCGTTTCCTTGAGGGCAGCGAGCCGATCGGCGGAACCATGATCCTGATGGCGGCGGCGGCTGCCGTCATCAATGCCGCCTGCCTCCTCGTCCTGCGCCGGATCGAATCGCCCGACGTCAATTTGCGCGCCGCGAAGACGTTCAGCTTCAACGACTTCATCTCGAACGGCGGCGTCCTCGCCGGCGGCATCCTGGTGAGCCTGACCGCTGCCAATTGGCCCGACCTTGTCGTCGGCGCCGCAACCGCACTCATTGCCCTGTGGGGCGGCG